The Bradyrhizobium ottawaense genome window below encodes:
- a CDS encoding nucleoside deaminase, whose product MANASERDEHFLRLSFAVARRSLTHGNHPFGCIVVDASGKVLIETENGYMPDHDGTAHAERLAATQACRTLGREVLATATLYSSAEPCAMCAGAIYWAGIGRVVYGLSEHRLRGVTGNHPENPTLDLPCREVFASGQRLTEVVGPLLEDEAAALHDGVWTK is encoded by the coding sequence ATGGCCAACGCATCCGAGCGTGACGAGCATTTTCTGCGTTTGTCCTTCGCGGTCGCCCGCCGCTCCCTCACCCATGGCAACCACCCGTTCGGCTGCATCGTCGTCGATGCGAGCGGCAAGGTTCTGATCGAGACCGAGAACGGCTACATGCCGGATCATGACGGCACCGCGCATGCCGAACGTCTCGCGGCCACCCAGGCCTGCCGCACACTCGGCCGCGAAGTGCTGGCGACAGCGACGCTCTATTCCTCGGCAGAGCCCTGCGCGATGTGCGCCGGCGCGATCTACTGGGCCGGCATCGGCCGCGTCGTCTACGGCCTCAGCGAGCATCGCCTGCGCGGCGTCACCGGCAACCATCCGGAGAACCCGACCCTCGACCTGCCGTGCCGCGAGGTCTTTGCCAGCGGCCAGCGGCTGACCGAAGTCGTTGGTCCGCTGCTCGAGGACGAAGCCGCAGCGCTGCACGACGGTGTCTGGACGAAGTAG